A genomic window from Microbacterium sp. H1-D42 includes:
- a CDS encoding metallophosphoesterase yields the protein MSAPYVFGRHEPASHVIVHVSDPHLLDGGGRLGGQYDVENTLAHTLEAIRAVHVAPAAIVVTGDLADLGEPDAYRRLRAAVEPVASDLGCPVVWVAGNHDERPALREHLLDLTATEEPVTGVWDLNGLRLIALDTSVPGWHHGDIDAAQLDWLREMLQAPAPHGTLLAMHHPPLPSHLPLFDILELRHQDELADIVRGTDVRGILAGHLHYSSHGTFAGVPVSVASATCYTMNVARPATEVNGMDAAQAFQLVHVHPDTITHTVVPVVDAPTGDFFSRDWADRMARLTPEERLEVFSRKPARGNA from the coding sequence ATGTCCGCGCCCTATGTCTTCGGCCGACACGAACCGGCATCGCATGTCATCGTGCACGTCAGCGACCCGCATCTGCTCGACGGCGGCGGACGACTGGGCGGGCAGTACGACGTGGAGAACACGCTCGCGCACACGCTTGAGGCGATCCGCGCCGTGCATGTCGCGCCGGCCGCGATCGTCGTCACGGGGGACCTCGCCGACCTCGGTGAACCCGACGCGTACCGGCGCCTGCGCGCCGCAGTCGAACCGGTGGCATCCGATCTCGGCTGTCCCGTCGTCTGGGTCGCTGGCAACCACGACGAGCGTCCGGCGCTGCGCGAGCATCTGCTCGACCTGACAGCGACCGAGGAGCCGGTGACGGGCGTGTGGGACCTGAACGGGCTGCGCCTGATCGCCCTGGACACCAGCGTGCCCGGCTGGCATCACGGAGACATCGACGCCGCACAGCTCGACTGGCTGCGCGAGATGCTGCAGGCGCCCGCCCCGCACGGCACCCTGCTGGCCATGCACCACCCGCCCCTGCCCAGCCACCTGCCGCTTTTCGACATCCTCGAACTGCGTCACCAGGATGAACTGGCCGACATCGTGCGCGGCACCGACGTGCGGGGCATCCTCGCTGGTCATCTGCACTACTCCTCGCACGGCACGTTCGCCGGCGTCCCGGTGAGCGTGGCCTCGGCGACCTGCTACACGATGAACGTCGCCCGCCCCGCCACCGAGGTCAACGGCATGGATGCGGCACAGGCCTTCCAGCTCGTGCACGTGCATCCCGACACCATCACGCACACGGTCGTGCCCGTCGTCGATGCGCCGACCGGCGACTTCTTCTCGCGCGACTGGGCGGACCGGATGGCGCGGCTGACGCCTGAAGAACGTCTCGAGGTTTTCTCCCGCAAGCCCGCCCGCGGCAACGCGTAG
- a CDS encoding aspartate ammonia-lyase yields the protein MAAVAPAPTRTETDSLGSLEIPADAYWGVHTARAEENFPITKRPISVYPDLIRGLAMVKQASARANKQIGALDAERADLIDAAAQRVIDGEFHDQFIVGVIQGGAGTSTNMNANEVITNIALEMAGRGKGDYAFLSPIDHTNRSQSTNDVYPTAIKIGLSLNLQSLLDELDLLRQSFLGKAAEFHDVLKVGRTQLQDAVPMTLGQEFHGFASTLGYDHKRLTENASLLFEINMGATAIGTGITTHPAYAAAVLHHLRAISGLELQTASDLVEATSDTGSFMSFSSSLKRNAIKLSKICNDLRLLSSGPQAGLGEINLPAVQAGSSIMPGKVNPVIPEVVNQVAFAVAGADMTVTMAVEGGQLQLNAFEPVIAHSIFQSITWMRQSMWTLRVNCVDGITANRDRLGAMVGASVGVVTALTPFIGYAASAALAKTALLTNRNVADLVVEAGLMTREEVTKQISPARLSGLETVTAAIPIIAAEDLPEN from the coding sequence ATGGCTGCCGTTGCGCCTGCCCCGACCCGGACCGAGACCGATTCACTGGGAAGCCTCGAGATTCCCGCCGACGCCTACTGGGGGGTGCATACCGCACGGGCGGAGGAGAACTTCCCGATCACGAAGCGCCCGATCTCGGTCTACCCGGATCTGATCCGTGGGCTCGCGATGGTGAAGCAGGCCAGCGCGCGCGCCAACAAGCAGATCGGCGCGCTGGATGCCGAGCGGGCCGACCTGATCGACGCTGCCGCGCAGCGCGTGATCGACGGCGAGTTCCACGACCAGTTCATCGTCGGCGTGATTCAGGGCGGTGCCGGAACGTCGACGAACATGAACGCCAACGAGGTCATCACCAATATCGCGTTGGAGATGGCCGGACGTGGGAAGGGCGATTACGCCTTCCTGTCGCCGATCGACCACACCAACCGCAGCCAGTCGACCAACGACGTGTACCCGACGGCGATCAAGATCGGTCTCTCGCTGAATCTGCAGTCGCTGCTCGACGAGCTCGATCTGCTGCGCCAGTCGTTCCTCGGCAAGGCCGCGGAGTTCCACGACGTGCTCAAGGTGGGGCGCACCCAGCTGCAGGACGCCGTGCCGATGACCCTCGGTCAGGAGTTCCACGGCTTCGCGTCCACGCTCGGCTATGACCACAAGCGCCTGACCGAGAACGCCTCGCTGCTGTTCGAGATCAACATGGGCGCTACGGCCATCGGCACCGGCATCACCACGCACCCCGCCTACGCGGCGGCGGTGCTGCATCATCTGCGTGCGATCTCGGGCCTCGAGCTGCAGACGGCCAGCGACCTGGTCGAGGCGACCAGCGACACCGGCTCGTTCATGTCGTTCTCGTCGAGCCTGAAGCGCAACGCCATCAAGCTGTCGAAGATCTGCAACGACCTGCGTCTGCTCTCATCAGGCCCGCAGGCGGGACTCGGCGAGATCAACCTCCCGGCTGTGCAGGCGGGATCCAGCATCATGCCGGGCAAGGTCAACCCTGTGATCCCCGAGGTCGTCAACCAGGTCGCTTTCGCGGTCGCCGGTGCCGACATGACCGTGACGATGGCTGTGGAGGGCGGTCAGCTGCAGCTGAATGCCTTCGAGCCGGTGATCGCGCACTCGATCTTCCAGTCGATCACCTGGATGCGGCAGTCCATGTGGACGCTGCGGGTGAACTGCGTCGACGGCATCACTGCCAACCGCGACCGCCTCGGCGCCATGGTCGGCGCCTCGGTCGGAGTGGTCACAGCGCTCACGCCGTTCATCGGCTACGCCGCATCCGCAGCCCTCGCCAAGACTGCGCTGCTGACGAACCGCAATGTCGCCGACCTCGTCGTCGAGGCAGGGCTCATGACCCGCGAAGAGGTCACCAAGCAGATCTCGCCCGCGCGACTGTCCGGCCTGGAGACGGTCACAGCGGCCATCCCGATCATCGCGGCTGAGGATCTGCCCGAGAACTGA
- a CDS encoding peptidase, whose product MLVVLFYALGLRLLVRGGRAPVVSPAEFTDAITIVTDKEIRRAEKAAAKAAKRSELTAAQRKLALVGAYACFVLCGAAVLGGVILIVVGH is encoded by the coding sequence ATGCTCGTCGTGCTGTTCTACGCCCTCGGGCTGCGACTGCTCGTTCGCGGAGGGCGCGCCCCCGTGGTGAGCCCAGCCGAGTTCACAGATGCGATCACGATCGTCACCGACAAGGAGATCCGTCGCGCCGAGAAGGCCGCGGCCAAGGCCGCGAAGCGCAGTGAGCTGACGGCGGCGCAGCGCAAGCTCGCCCTGGTCGGTGCGTATGCGTGCTTCGTGCTCTGCGGAGCAGCCGTGCTCGGCGGGGTCATCCTGATCGTGGTCGGTCACTGA
- a CDS encoding inorganic phosphate transporter, translating to METAALIVVLVIALALFFDFTNGFHDTANAMATPIATGALKPKTAVLLAAVLNLVGAFLSTEVAKTVSGGIIHEEDISSAIMPQLIFAGLIGAITWNMLTWLLGLPSSSSHALFGGLIGATLVGVGMSGINFGVVMSKVILPALIAPLTAGVIAFLATKLAYSITRRYDGKPDGRDGFRWGQIFTSSMVALAHGTNDAQKTMGVITLALITVGWQTGDPTSDDYHNPEFWVIVACAFTIALGTYLGGWRIIRTLGKGLTEVKPAQGFAAESSTAATILASSALGFALSTTQVASGSVIGSGLGRRGASVRWKTVGRIGIGWLLTLPAAGAVGGLAALLVVKFGNIGVLIDAIAAVVIIVGLFMYSRRDAVNASNAMSDVAESGHAVGVPDVPGPTRRTSRMELVRALDRAERKADDAEKAARKAKKLKKAGGSPAEVKAARKAADRAAQKLAEAQQAAQEWEVLSASRRARAELAEWELSDEEAQR from the coding sequence GTGGAAACCGCAGCCCTCATCGTCGTGCTGGTCATCGCACTGGCATTGTTCTTCGACTTCACCAACGGATTCCACGACACCGCGAACGCGATGGCGACTCCGATCGCCACCGGAGCGCTCAAGCCGAAGACAGCAGTGCTGCTCGCGGCCGTCCTGAACCTCGTCGGCGCATTCCTCTCCACGGAGGTCGCGAAGACCGTCTCGGGTGGCATCATCCACGAGGAGGACATCAGCAGCGCGATCATGCCGCAGCTGATCTTCGCCGGCCTGATCGGCGCGATCACCTGGAACATGCTCACCTGGCTGCTCGGCCTTCCCTCCAGCTCGTCGCACGCGCTGTTCGGCGGACTGATCGGCGCGACCCTGGTCGGTGTCGGAATGAGCGGCATCAACTTCGGTGTCGTCATGTCGAAGGTGATCCTGCCTGCGCTGATCGCCCCGCTCACCGCCGGAGTCATCGCCTTCCTCGCCACCAAGCTCGCCTACTCGATCACCCGCCGCTACGACGGCAAACCCGACGGCCGCGACGGATTCCGCTGGGGGCAGATCTTCACCTCGTCGATGGTCGCGCTGGCACACGGCACGAACGATGCGCAGAAGACGATGGGTGTCATCACGCTCGCGCTGATCACGGTCGGCTGGCAGACCGGCGACCCGACCAGCGACGACTACCACAACCCCGAGTTCTGGGTCATCGTGGCCTGTGCGTTCACGATCGCTCTCGGCACCTACCTCGGTGGCTGGCGCATCATCCGCACCCTCGGCAAGGGGCTCACCGAGGTCAAGCCCGCGCAGGGCTTCGCCGCTGAGAGCTCGACCGCGGCGACGATCCTCGCCTCCAGCGCCCTCGGTTTCGCCCTGTCGACCACGCAGGTGGCGTCCGGCTCGGTGATCGGCTCCGGCCTCGGCCGCCGCGGTGCCAGCGTGCGCTGGAAGACCGTCGGACGCATCGGAATCGGCTGGCTGCTCACTCTGCCTGCTGCCGGCGCAGTCGGCGGTCTGGCCGCACTGCTGGTCGTGAAGTTCGGCAACATCGGCGTGCTGATCGACGCGATCGCAGCCGTCGTGATCATCGTCGGACTGTTCATGTACTCGCGACGCGACGCGGTGAACGCCTCGAACGCCATGAGCGATGTGGCCGAGTCCGGTCATGCCGTCGGCGTGCCGGACGTGCCGGGCCCTACCCGCCGGACGAGCCGCATGGAGCTGGTGCGCGCACTGGATCGCGCCGAGCGCAAGGCGGATGACGCCGAGAAGGCCGCTCGCAAGGCCAAGAAGCTCAAGAAGGCCGGCGGCTCGCCCGCCGAGGTCAAGGCGGCACGCAAGGCCGCCGACCGGGCAGCGCAGAAGCTGGCAGAGGCTCAGCAGGCCGCTCAGGAGTGGGAAGTGCTCAGCGCCAGCCGTCGCGCGCGAGCAGAGCTCGCCGAATGGGAACTCTCGGATGAGGAGGCACAGCGGTGA